A single genomic interval of Sinorhizobium garamanticum harbors:
- a CDS encoding aspartate aminotransferase family protein: MSNRLNTTPNDLRAFWMPFTANRQFKKEPRLFVGAKDMYYTTHDGRTVLDGTAGLWCVNAGHCRPKITEAIREQAGELDYAPAFQLGHPKAFELANRLVDIAPEGMNHVLYTNSGSESVDTALKVALAYHRAKGNGSRFRLIGRERGYHGVNFGGISVGGIVANRKMFGTLLTGVDHLPHTHLPAKNAFTRGEPEHGADLAAELERIVTLHDASTIAAVIVEPVAGSTGVLIPPKGYLQKLREICTKHGILLIFDEVITGFGRLGTPFAAQYFDVKPDIITTAKGITNGVIPMGAVFVTSEIHDAFMTGPEHLIEFFHGYTYSGNPIASAAALGTLDTYKEEGLLTRAAELAPYWEEALHSLKDCPHVIDIRNIGLIGAIELEPIAGEPTKRAFSAFLKAYEKGLLIRTTGDIIALSPPLIIQKQQIDELFDKLRDVLKNNI, translated from the coding sequence ATGTCGAACCGATTGAATACAACGCCGAACGATCTGCGCGCCTTCTGGATGCCGTTCACGGCCAACCGGCAATTCAAGAAGGAGCCGCGCCTCTTCGTCGGCGCCAAAGACATGTACTACACGACCCATGATGGTCGCACGGTGCTGGACGGCACGGCCGGCCTCTGGTGCGTCAATGCGGGTCACTGCCGGCCCAAGATCACCGAAGCGATCCGCGAACAGGCCGGCGAACTCGACTATGCTCCGGCTTTCCAGCTTGGCCATCCGAAAGCCTTCGAGCTGGCGAACCGGCTTGTGGACATCGCGCCTGAGGGCATGAACCATGTCCTCTACACGAACTCGGGTTCGGAATCGGTCGATACGGCGCTGAAGGTCGCGCTTGCCTATCATCGCGCCAAAGGCAATGGCTCCCGCTTCCGGCTGATCGGCCGCGAGCGCGGATATCACGGCGTCAACTTCGGCGGCATCTCTGTCGGCGGCATCGTCGCCAACCGCAAGATGTTCGGCACGCTTCTGACCGGCGTCGATCACCTGCCGCACACCCACCTTCCGGCAAAGAATGCTTTCACCCGCGGGGAACCGGAGCATGGCGCCGATCTTGCTGCCGAACTGGAGCGGATCGTCACCCTGCATGACGCCTCCACGATCGCCGCCGTCATCGTCGAGCCCGTTGCGGGGTCGACGGGCGTGCTCATCCCGCCGAAGGGCTATCTCCAGAAGCTTCGGGAAATCTGCACCAAACACGGCATCCTCTTGATCTTCGACGAGGTGATCACCGGTTTTGGCCGCCTGGGCACGCCCTTCGCTGCGCAGTATTTCGACGTGAAGCCAGACATCATCACGACCGCAAAAGGCATCACCAACGGCGTGATCCCGATGGGTGCTGTCTTTGTGACGTCGGAGATTCACGACGCCTTCATGACCGGGCCGGAACATCTGATCGAGTTCTTCCACGGCTACACCTATTCCGGCAACCCGATCGCCTCCGCTGCTGCACTCGGCACGCTCGACACCTACAAGGAGGAAGGCCTGCTCACGCGGGCCGCCGAGCTCGCACCCTATTGGGAAGAAGCTCTGCATTCGCTCAAGGACTGCCCGCATGTCATCGACATCCGCAACATCGGACTGATCGGCGCGATCGAACTGGAACCGATCGCCGGAGAGCCTACGAAGCGTGCATTCTCTGCCTTCCTGAAGGCCTATGAGAAGGGGCTGCTTATCCGCACGACCGGCGACATCATCGCGTTGTCGCCGCCGCTGATCATTCAGAAGCAGCAGATCGACGAATTGTTCGACAAGCTGCGAGATGTCCTGAAGAATAACATCTGA
- a CDS encoding ArsR/SmtB family transcription factor — translation MQPLPPEKHEEAEIAAGFLSAMANPKRLLILDSLIKEELAVGALANKVGLSQSALSQHLSKLRAQNLVSTRRDAQTIYYSSSSDAVMKILGALAEIYGEDNAVEEKVLVRKSA, via the coding sequence ATGCAGCCCCTTCCGCCTGAAAAACACGAGGAAGCCGAAATAGCAGCCGGTTTCCTTTCGGCCATGGCAAATCCCAAACGCCTCCTCATCCTTGACTCTCTCATCAAGGAAGAGCTGGCGGTCGGCGCCTTGGCCAACAAGGTCGGGCTGAGCCAGTCGGCCCTTTCCCAGCACCTTTCGAAATTGCGCGCCCAGAATCTGGTAAGCACTCGTCGTGACGCCCAGACGATTTATTATTCGAGTTCCTCTGACGCTGTCATGAAGATCTTGGGCGCCCTCGCAGAAATCTACGGCGAAGACAATGCCGTGGAAGAAAAAGTCCTCGTCCGCAAATCGGCGTAA